In Aureibaculum algae, the following are encoded in one genomic region:
- a CDS encoding right-handed parallel beta-helix repeat-containing protein, with translation MKSLSYAVLFLICIFNTSCSETNFPGDDVDIEGLGDSDTDITTDTDAVYGADVENLDDDGLPVRLFSAQLPIITGNKEYIIELERWDIPNTNTDFSKTTTNLQAAIDWAHDEGYSRVILPSGEYLVGEDVNDIYYGGIEVHGNTEFVFSEGAVLSIHANNKWNYCVLSLNGDNIIVRDGVIKGDRDTHVFTAREDGKTAHDEGHGICLKGNNNVLIQNMELHSLTGDGSLLLDSNDVTFINNTIYNNRRQGISIVGGVRVEIRDNEIHHINGTSPQFGIDIEGPGRIDEDILIQDNFFHHNAGGDIVNATGENVYILDNVMEQGEDSKYTDGPIVSWHKTHNIIARNSVTMINGSANGRLGYIQYSSGGDKGHNRATFVHDNVMNNCGMYMYKSSDADVRRNQFLGYFLAFSDFDNVILVDNLVTYSEEHTNLRYCWSYRFKNARGFASGNYLGDDLEALPLSETEPYTMQCVLDGW, from the coding sequence ATGAAAAGCCTTTCGTATGCCGTTTTATTTTTAATTTGTATCTTCAATACCTCTTGTAGTGAAACCAATTTTCCTGGTGATGATGTTGATATTGAGGGGCTCGGTGATTCTGACACTGATATTACTACCGATACTGATGCTGTGTATGGAGCAGATGTTGAAAATTTAGATGATGACGGTTTACCTGTTCGACTTTTTAGTGCACAATTGCCCATCATAACAGGAAATAAAGAATATATTATAGAGTTAGAACGATGGGATATTCCGAATACAAATACTGATTTTTCCAAAACCACCACTAATTTACAAGCAGCTATTGATTGGGCACATGACGAAGGGTATAGTCGCGTTATATTGCCTTCTGGTGAATATTTAGTAGGTGAAGATGTAAATGATATTTACTATGGTGGTATTGAAGTTCATGGTAATACTGAATTCGTTTTTAGTGAAGGTGCTGTATTATCAATACATGCAAATAATAAATGGAATTACTGTGTTTTAAGTTTAAATGGTGATAATATTATTGTACGTGATGGTGTAATAAAAGGGGACCGTGACACACATGTTTTTACCGCTCGAGAAGATGGTAAAACGGCACATGATGAAGGACATGGTATTTGTTTGAAAGGCAATAATAATGTGCTCATACAAAATATGGAATTGCATAGTCTAACAGGCGATGGCTCTTTATTATTAGACTCGAATGATGTTACTTTTATTAATAATACTATTTATAATAATAGACGTCAAGGTATTTCAATTGTTGGAGGTGTTCGTGTTGAAATTAGAGATAATGAAATCCATCATATTAATGGTACTTCTCCACAATTTGGTATTGATATTGAAGGGCCAGGTCGTATCGATGAAGATATATTGATACAAGATAATTTTTTCCACCATAATGCCGGTGGAGATATTGTTAATGCAACGGGTGAAAATGTCTATATTCTAGATAATGTAATGGAACAAGGTGAGGATAGTAAATATACAGATGGACCTATTGTTAGTTGGCATAAAACACATAACATTATTGCAAGAAATTCAGTTACCATGATCAATGGTTCTGCTAACGGACGTTTAGGTTATATTCAATACTCAAGTGGAGGCGATAAAGGTCATAATAGAGCAACATTTGTACATGATAATGTAATGAATAATTGTGGAATGTATATGTATAAGAGTTCTGATGCCGATGTAAGACGCAACCAATTTCTAGGATACTTTTTAGCGTTTTCTGATTTTGACAATGTCATCTTAGTCGATAACCTCGTTACCTATTCTGAAGAACATACAAATCTTAGATACTGTTGGTCTTATCGTTTTAAAAATGCTAGAGGTTTTGCAAGCGGTAATTATTTAGGAGATGATTTGGAAGCACTTCCTTTAAGTGAAACCGAGCCTTATACCATGCAATGTGTACTAGATGGTTGGTAG
- a CDS encoding glutaminase, translating into MASNYKSIIENGYNLAKSLKDEGKIATYIPELANVDPSMFGVHMTKNDGTDFGIGNYKEKFSIQSIAKVLSLTLAIKTIGEKVWNRIDVEPSGTKFDSLLLLESYKGIPRNPFINSGAIVICDILITHLDNAPKDFLAFVRNLSDLPTLSYSDKIADSEKATGYRNVALCNFIKSFGNIKNDPAVVLDFYFDMCSLEMNCQQLSYTFSFLANGGRKLSNGEKIITNSQSKRINALMLTCGFYDESGEFAFKVGLPGKSGVGGGIVALYPHNYTIAVWSPKLNPNGNSFRGMKLLEEVTTHSELSIF; encoded by the coding sequence ATGGCATCAAATTATAAAAGTATTATTGAAAATGGATACAACCTTGCAAAATCTCTTAAAGATGAAGGCAAAATAGCGACCTATATACCGGAGTTAGCTAATGTAGATCCATCAATGTTTGGCGTTCATATGACCAAAAATGATGGTACTGATTTTGGAATTGGAAATTATAAAGAGAAATTTTCAATTCAAAGTATTGCGAAGGTATTATCACTTACTTTGGCTATAAAAACGATAGGCGAAAAAGTTTGGAACCGTATAGATGTTGAACCATCTGGAACTAAATTTGACTCCCTTTTATTATTAGAAAGTTATAAGGGGATTCCTCGTAATCCTTTTATTAATTCAGGAGCTATTGTTATTTGCGACATATTGATCACACATCTAGATAATGCACCTAAAGATTTTTTAGCATTTGTAAGAAATTTAAGTGATTTACCCACGCTCTCCTATTCAGACAAGATTGCAGATTCAGAAAAAGCAACGGGTTATAGAAATGTCGCACTCTGTAATTTTATAAAATCATTTGGAAATATTAAAAATGATCCTGCTGTAGTGCTTGATTTTTATTTTGATATGTGTTCTCTAGAAATGAACTGTCAGCAACTCTCTTATACTTTTTCGTTTTTAGCCAATGGTGGTCGTAAATTATCAAATGGAGAAAAAATAATAACCAATAGTCAGTCCAAACGTATTAATGCTCTTATGCTTACTTGTGGATTTTATGATGAGTCTGGAGAGTTTGCCTTTAAAGTTGGGTTACCTGGAAAAAGTGGTGTTGGTGGCGGAATTGTGGCATTATATCCGCATAACTATACTATTGCCGTTTGGAGTCCAAAATTAAACCCAAATGGAAACTCATTTAGAGGAATGAAATTACTCGAAGAAGTTACAACCCACTCGGAACTGAGTATATTTTAA
- a CDS encoding MarC family protein → MDNLLTFAITVFTGFFAIANPITNMTIFLTLTEGADKQTKRSINKRATFIAFIIVTVFVLLGTFIFEMFQISIPAFKIAGGILVFFVGFEMLQSKKSNVKHIKDVHIDENIAVSPLAIPIISGPGTIVTAMNFSSNASNIKTLIVILMFGLLCFLTFLTFRVSDLVVRKIGNNVISVIGKIMGLIISIIGTGMVIQGIKISFNLAL, encoded by the coding sequence ATGGATAACCTGCTTACTTTTGCAATTACCGTATTTACTGGTTTTTTTGCTATTGCAAATCCGATTACAAATATGACGATTTTTTTAACATTGACTGAAGGTGCTGATAAACAAACAAAGCGTAGTATAAATAAAAGAGCCACTTTTATTGCTTTTATTATTGTCACTGTCTTTGTACTATTGGGAACTTTTATTTTTGAAATGTTTCAAATCAGTATTCCAGCATTTAAAATTGCTGGGGGTATTTTAGTATTTTTTGTAGGATTTGAGATGTTACAGTCCAAAAAATCTAATGTAAAACATATTAAGGATGTTCATATTGATGAAAATATTGCCGTTTCCCCTCTAGCTATACCTATTATCTCTGGACCAGGTACAATTGTAACTGCAATGAATTTTAGTTCAAATGCAAGTAATATTAAAACGCTAATAGTTATTTTAATGTTCGGTTTACTTTGCTTCTTAACCTTTCTAACCTTTCGAGTAAGCGACCTTGTAGTTAGGAAAATAGGTAATAATGTAATTTCAGTTATTGGGAAGATAATGGGATTGATTATATCTATAATCGGAACAGGTATGGTTATACAAGGAATAAAGATTTCCTTTAATTTAGCATTATAA
- a CDS encoding TolC family protein translates to MKYYFFIACLLFSLFSFGQEATSNSTKVWSLEECITYALEHNITIKDAALNTSIAKVDYSKSKSSRLPNLFGSASQNYSSGTSIDPITSDYVSDQINSTNIGINSSMTLFQGNQLNNQIKQNKLFLDQRIYLEEVEKNNIQLNILETYLQALYSKESVTIAENNLKASEQEVIRAKTRLDAGTIALNDYTDAQSQAATNKYNVIAAKNDYQQYIIALKQLLELTPSDELEIETINENIELVNLELNQVEIYNKALKTLPEINASNLNIAANEKELEIAKGGFLPSLYLSGSLGSGYTSINDNTFADQFDVNFNQKLGLSLTIPIFNKNQTKAAVQTAKINIEKAEIQKQSTQKEVYQKIETAYQNTLSAQEQLVAADASKVAAEQSYKLALKKYELGDLSTTDLVINQNTFTNAQQNYLQAKYLNILYHQLLQFYQGNDIKL, encoded by the coding sequence ATGAAATACTATTTTTTTATAGCATGCCTACTATTTAGCCTGTTTAGTTTTGGACAAGAAGCGACAAGTAATTCAACGAAAGTATGGTCGTTAGAAGAGTGTATAACCTATGCGTTGGAACATAATATTACGATAAAAGATGCCGCCTTAAACACCTCAATTGCCAAGGTAGATTATAGTAAATCTAAATCTTCTAGATTACCTAATTTATTTGGTAGTGCATCGCAAAACTATTCTAGTGGTACCAGCATAGACCCCATCACAAGCGATTATGTTTCTGATCAAATTAACAGCACCAATATTGGTATCAATAGCTCTATGACCTTATTTCAAGGAAATCAATTAAACAATCAGATTAAACAAAATAAATTGTTCCTAGATCAACGGATATATTTAGAAGAAGTTGAAAAGAACAACATTCAGTTAAATATCTTAGAAACGTATTTACAAGCTTTATATAGTAAAGAAAGCGTAACTATTGCCGAGAATAATTTAAAAGCATCAGAACAAGAAGTTATTCGTGCTAAAACACGTCTAGATGCTGGTACTATCGCCTTAAACGATTATACCGATGCTCAAAGTCAAGCCGCAACTAACAAATACAATGTTATTGCAGCAAAAAATGACTACCAACAATATATCATCGCCTTAAAACAGTTACTAGAATTAACACCTTCAGATGAATTAGAAATTGAAACTATAAATGAGAATATAGAATTAGTAAATCTTGAACTTAATCAGGTTGAAATTTACAATAAGGCCTTAAAAACCTTACCAGAAATTAATGCAAGCAACTTAAATATTGCTGCTAATGAAAAAGAATTAGAAATCGCAAAAGGTGGTTTTTTACCGTCATTATACCTGTCAGGAAGTTTAGGGTCTGGCTATACCAGTATTAATGACAATACTTTTGCAGATCAATTTGATGTCAATTTTAACCAAAAACTGGGGCTTTCGTTAACGATACCAATATTTAATAAAAATCAAACCAAAGCTGCTGTACAGACTGCAAAAATAAATATTGAAAAAGCTGAAATACAAAAGCAAAGTACGCAAAAGGAAGTCTATCAAAAAATAGAAACGGCGTATCAAAATACATTATCTGCTCAAGAGCAATTAGTGGCCGCTGATGCCTCTAAAGTAGCTGCTGAACAATCATATAAACTAGCCTTAAAAAAATACGAACTAGGAGATTTAAGTACTACTGATTTGGTAATTAACCAAAATACATTCACCAATGCACAACAAAATTATTTACAAGCAAAATACTTAAACATTTTATACCATCAATTATTACAATTTTATCAAGGAAACGATATTAAACTTTAA
- a CDS encoding DUF2130 domain-containing protein has protein sequence MKNETQIKCPNCGTSIDVQDILSHQLEEEIKQKYQSQIAEEKKKYEREQDKLKQEKLDFEQKKKKENQLFQERLENQLKADKKEIEAKLKLKLKEEQSEQFDALQKELNEKSEQVKELNRSKAEIEKLKREKGELKEAAEAEAQKKLNEILISEKEKIKKLEEDKNELRFKEMQKQLEDQKKLTEEMKRKQEQGSMQLQGEVQELAIEEWLASKFPLDTIEEIKKGARGGDCIQIVHSRTEQNCGTIYYESKRTKDFQPSWIEKFKADIRDRGANIGVLVTEVMPSDMDRMGLKDGIWICNYDEFKGLCTVLREGILQVNNAIISQENKGDKMDLLYDYLTSSTFRMQIEAIVEGFTQMKSDLDSEKRSMQRIWKQREKQIEKVVTNTIDMYGSIKGIAGNAIQSVKALELPDGDDELDL, from the coding sequence ATGAAAAACGAAACGCAAATAAAATGCCCCAATTGTGGCACCTCAATAGATGTTCAAGATATTTTATCACATCAATTAGAAGAAGAAATAAAACAAAAATACCAGTCGCAAATTGCTGAAGAAAAGAAGAAGTATGAGCGTGAACAAGATAAATTAAAACAAGAAAAGCTTGATTTTGAACAAAAGAAAAAGAAAGAAAATCAATTATTCCAAGAGCGTTTAGAAAATCAACTTAAGGCAGATAAGAAAGAAATAGAAGCGAAATTAAAACTAAAATTAAAAGAGGAACAATCCGAGCAATTTGATGCTTTGCAAAAAGAATTAAATGAGAAGTCTGAGCAGGTAAAAGAACTAAATCGATCTAAAGCTGAGATTGAAAAACTAAAGCGTGAAAAAGGAGAATTAAAAGAAGCTGCTGAAGCTGAAGCTCAAAAAAAGCTTAATGAAATCCTTATCAGTGAAAAGGAGAAAATTAAGAAACTTGAAGAGGACAAAAATGAATTGCGTTTCAAAGAAATGCAAAAGCAATTAGAAGACCAGAAAAAGCTTACCGAAGAAATGAAACGCAAGCAGGAACAAGGTTCCATGCAATTGCAAGGAGAAGTGCAAGAATTAGCAATAGAAGAGTGGTTGGCATCAAAATTTCCTTTAGACACCATTGAAGAAATAAAAAAAGGAGCAAGAGGAGGAGATTGTATTCAAATTGTTCATTCTAGAACTGAACAAAACTGTGGTACTATTTATTATGAGAGTAAACGAACTAAAGATTTTCAACCGAGCTGGATTGAAAAATTTAAAGCTGATATACGAGATCGTGGTGCAAACATAGGCGTTCTAGTAACTGAAGTTATGCCGTCTGATATGGATAGAATGGGCTTAAAAGATGGTATTTGGATCTGTAATTATGATGAATTTAAAGGTCTTTGTACCGTTTTAAGAGAAGGTATCTTACAAGTAAATAATGCCATTATTTCGCAAGAAAATAAAGGTGACAAAATGGATTTACTTTATGACTATCTTACCAGTAGTACTTTTAGAATGCAGATTGAGGCTATTGTAGAAGGCTTTACTCAAATGAAATCTGATTTAGATAGTGAAAAGCGTTCCATGCAAAGAATTTGGAAACAAAGAGAAAAACAAATTGAAAAAGTGGTTACCAATACCATAGATATGTATGGTTCTATTAAAGGAATTGCTGGTAATGCCATACAATCTGTAAAAGCTTTAGAATTACCCGATGGTGATGATGAATTAGACTTATAA
- a CDS encoding NADP-dependent oxidoreductase, producing MIKTILLKNRPEGTPSMSDFEFISEESDLNIKEGELLLETTYVSVDPYLRGRMSAAKSYVPSFELNKPIQSGVIAKVIASKNKNFAVGDFVSGMLAWKTKQVSNGDGLLKVDGSKAPLSTYLGVLGMTGLTAYLGLEQIGKPKAGETLVVSGAAGAVGSVVGQIGKILGLTVIGIAGTDEKIEMLKNKFGFDAGINYNTSKDMNADIAKAAPNGVDIYFDNVGGPISDAVLFNINRFARMIICGAISVYNNKELPKSISVQPFLVKNSALMQGFIVSNYADKFPEAMKQLSTWLADGKLTYTETIVDGFDNIPQAFIDLFEGKNKGKMIVKI from the coding sequence ATGATAAAAACAATTTTATTAAAAAACAGACCAGAAGGAACACCTTCAATGTCAGATTTTGAATTTATTTCAGAGGAATCTGATTTAAATATAAAAGAAGGGGAACTACTTTTAGAAACAACATACGTTTCTGTAGATCCTTATTTACGAGGAAGAATGAGTGCTGCTAAATCATACGTTCCATCTTTTGAATTAAACAAACCCATACAATCAGGTGTTATTGCAAAAGTAATCGCATCTAAGAATAAAAATTTTGCAGTTGGCGATTTTGTTTCGGGAATGTTAGCATGGAAAACCAAACAAGTTTCTAATGGTGATGGCTTGTTAAAAGTAGATGGTTCAAAAGCTCCTTTAAGTACGTATTTAGGTGTTTTAGGGATGACCGGTTTAACTGCCTATTTAGGTTTAGAACAAATTGGTAAACCTAAAGCAGGAGAAACATTAGTCGTTTCAGGTGCTGCTGGTGCCGTAGGTAGTGTGGTAGGACAAATAGGAAAAATTCTAGGTCTAACGGTAATTGGTATTGCAGGTACAGATGAAAAAATAGAAATGCTGAAAAACAAATTTGGTTTTGATGCGGGTATCAATTACAACACCAGTAAAGATATGAACGCAGACATTGCAAAAGCAGCACCGAACGGTGTAGATATCTATTTCGATAATGTCGGTGGTCCTATTTCAGATGCCGTTCTTTTCAACATTAACCGCTTTGCACGAATGATTATTTGTGGAGCCATTTCTGTTTATAATAACAAAGAATTGCCTAAAAGTATTAGTGTACAACCCTTCTTAGTGAAAAACAGTGCATTAATGCAAGGTTTTATTGTTTCTAACTATGCGGATAAATTTCCAGAAGCCATGAAACAATTGTCAACATGGTTAGCTGATGGTAAGTTGACATATACAGAAACTATTGTAGATGGTTTTGATAATATACCTCAAGCTTTTATCGATTTATTTGAAGGTAAAAACAAAGGGAAAATGATTGTAAAAATTTAA
- a CDS encoding NAD(P)H-binding protein — protein MKKTAILLGATGLTGNILLHKLLEDTRYDTIKLFSRTKIEGLPNKVTQFVGDLLNLEQFKEDFKGDEVYCCIGTTAKKTPDKELYKQIDYGIPVAAAKLSKENNITTFLVISAMGANKESSVFYNRTKGEMEHEVLEQIIMHTYILRPSLIGGERKERRIVEKVSLIVFKIIQPLFIGKFKQYKIINPESIAQAMLNLANRTSNAEVIITSDDIKKLAKK, from the coding sequence ATGAAAAAAACAGCGATACTATTAGGAGCTACCGGTTTAACTGGTAATATTTTACTTCATAAATTATTGGAGGATACCAGGTATGATACTATCAAATTGTTTTCTCGTACTAAAATCGAAGGTTTACCTAATAAAGTAACCCAATTTGTAGGAGACCTTTTGAACTTAGAACAGTTTAAAGAAGATTTTAAAGGAGATGAAGTGTATTGTTGTATTGGTACAACTGCTAAAAAAACACCTGACAAAGAATTATATAAACAGATAGATTATGGAATTCCGGTTGCAGCGGCAAAGCTTTCAAAAGAGAATAATATTACTACTTTTTTAGTGATATCAGCTATGGGAGCAAATAAAGAAAGTAGTGTGTTTTATAATAGAACAAAAGGCGAAATGGAACATGAGGTGTTGGAGCAAATTATAATGCATACCTATATTTTACGCCCTTCCTTAATAGGTGGAGAACGAAAAGAAAGAAGAATCGTAGAAAAAGTGAGTTTGATTGTTTTTAAAATTATACAACCTTTATTTATTGGCAAATTTAAACAATATAAAATTATAAATCCGGAAAGCATTGCACAAGCAATGTTGAATTTAGCAAATAGAACAAGTAATGCGGAAGTAATAATTACTTCAGACGATATTAAAAAATTAGCAAAAAAATAG
- a CDS encoding type 1 glutamine amidotransferase domain-containing protein translates to MKILFVLTSHDKLGDTGKKTGFWVEEFANPYYTLLDKGADITLATPKGGAAPIDPSSDSPDAATKDTERFNNDDVAKNKIANTKVLADMNADDFDAVFYPGGHGPLWDLANDANSVALIEKFNSQHKPIAFVCHAPVALMKVKNSEGYPLVEGKKVTGFSNSEETTVGLSAVVPVLVEDMLIEHGAFYSNVEDWAPYAIQDGNLITGQNPASSELVAEKLLASLK, encoded by the coding sequence ATGAAAATATTATTTGTATTAACCTCTCATGATAAATTGGGAGACACAGGAAAAAAAACAGGATTTTGGGTTGAAGAATTTGCAAATCCATATTACACATTATTAGATAAAGGAGCTGATATTACATTGGCTACTCCAAAAGGTGGTGCCGCTCCTATAGATCCAAGTAGTGATTCACCAGATGCTGCAACAAAAGACACAGAACGTTTTAATAATGATGATGTAGCCAAAAATAAAATTGCAAATACAAAAGTATTGGCAGATATGAATGCTGATGATTTTGATGCTGTTTTTTATCCTGGTGGTCATGGTCCTTTATGGGATTTAGCGAATGACGCTAATTCAGTAGCATTAATAGAAAAGTTTAATAGTCAACACAAACCTATTGCTTTTGTATGTCATGCTCCCGTAGCCCTAATGAAAGTTAAAAATTCAGAAGGTTATCCATTGGTTGAAGGTAAAAAAGTTACTGGTTTTTCAAATTCAGAGGAAACTACAGTTGGCTTATCAGCAGTAGTACCTGTTTTAGTAGAAGATATGCTTATAGAGCATGGTGCATTTTATTCAAACGTAGAAGATTGGGCTCCTTATGCAATACAAGATGGGAATTTAATTACAGGTCAAAACCCTGCTTCATCTGAGTTAGTGGCTGAAAAGTTATTAGCAAGCTTGAAATAA
- a CDS encoding NAD(P)H-dependent oxidoreductase: MELLDKLNWRYAAKAMNGEKVAEDKIERILEAARLAPTSSGLQPFEIIVIKNQAIKEKIRPVAWNQSVITDCSHLLVFAAWDTYTEGRINYMFDLTNDIRGFKNEGWENYRKMLLSTYPQKDAEENFNHAAKQAYIAFSQAIIAAAFEGVDSTPLEGFDPAAVDEILGLREKGLRSAVMLPLGYRKQDEDWLVNLEKVRKPMGDLVTVIE; encoded by the coding sequence ATGGAATTATTAGACAAATTAAATTGGAGATATGCTGCAAAAGCAATGAATGGCGAAAAAGTAGCTGAAGACAAAATTGAACGAATATTAGAAGCGGCTCGTTTAGCACCGACCTCTAGTGGTTTACAACCTTTTGAAATTATTGTTATTAAAAATCAAGCTATTAAAGAAAAAATAAGACCTGTGGCATGGAATCAATCTGTGATAACAGACTGCTCTCACCTACTTGTTTTTGCTGCTTGGGATACTTATACAGAAGGTAGAATCAACTATATGTTCGATCTTACAAATGATATTCGTGGATTTAAAAATGAAGGATGGGAAAATTATCGTAAAATGCTACTAAGTACCTATCCACAAAAAGATGCGGAAGAAAACTTTAACCACGCTGCCAAACAAGCATATATAGCATTTTCACAAGCTATTATTGCTGCGGCATTTGAAGGCGTAGATTCCACACCATTAGAAGGTTTTGATCCTGCTGCTGTAGATGAGATTTTAGGGTTAAGAGAAAAAGGATTACGTAGTGCTGTAATGTTACCATTAGGGTACAGAAAACAAGATGAAGATTGGTTGGTAAATCTTGAAAAGGTTAGAAAACCTATGGGTGATTTAGTGACTGTAATAGAATAA
- a CDS encoding TetR/AcrR family transcriptional regulator produces MAKLQKSIDKQNALIKATIELVNNNGFHATPMSKIAKMANVSPATIYIYFENKQDLVNQTYLKVKSEYTDYAFATYKEDMSVEKGFELIWKRIADFKLKECENAMFLAQCDNTPMIDEPSRQEGIKHLQPLLDLWEKGKKEGIIKNISDYLLFAYSINPLSFLMMIQKRGAFQLDKTHIEEAYQSAWSSIKECK; encoded by the coding sequence ATGGCTAAACTTCAGAAAAGTATAGATAAGCAAAATGCTCTTATTAAAGCAACAATTGAGTTGGTTAATAATAATGGTTTTCACGCAACACCTATGAGTAAAATTGCGAAAATGGCAAATGTATCACCTGCTACCATTTATATTTATTTTGAAAACAAGCAAGATCTTGTCAATCAGACCTACTTAAAAGTAAAATCTGAATATACAGACTATGCATTTGCAACGTATAAGGAAGATATGTCTGTGGAAAAAGGTTTTGAATTAATCTGGAAGCGGATTGCAGATTTTAAGCTTAAGGAATGTGAAAACGCTATGTTTTTAGCTCAGTGTGATAATACTCCGATGATTGATGAACCAAGCAGACAGGAAGGAATTAAACATTTACAACCCCTACTCGATTTATGGGAAAAAGGAAAAAAAGAAGGTATTATTAAAAACATTTCAGATTACCTTTTATTTGCCTATTCGATAAATCCATTATCTTTTTTGATGATGATTCAAAAACGAGGAGCATTTCAATTGGATAAAACACATATTGAAGAAGCTTATCAATCAGCGTGGAGTAGCATAAAAGAATGTAAATAA
- a CDS encoding iron-containing alcohol dehydrogenase: MNNFEFRNPTKIIFGKGSIEKLKNEIPQDAKVLLLYGGGSIKKNGIYEQVTSALADVDIIEFGGIPANPEYAVLLKALKVIKEEKITYLLAVGGGSVIDGTKFLSAAALYEGDTPWDILSKSIRTEKAMPFGTVLTLPATGSEMNSGSVITRSETKEKLAMGGPGLFPIFSILDPQVITSIPTRQLANGLADSFTHVLEQYLTYSVGALLQDRFAESILQTLVEVAPKVMKDPTDYDAASNFMWSCTMALNGLIQQGVPSDWAVHAMGHELTALFGIDHARTLAVIAPSHYKYNFEAKKEKLAQYGERVWNITEGSIDDKAYAAIEKTVDFFHQLGIDTKLSDYTKDYEGTAEKIAQRFTDRGWLGLGEYKTLSPDKVEKIVKMAY; the protein is encoded by the coding sequence ATGAACAATTTTGAATTTAGAAACCCTACCAAAATTATTTTTGGAAAAGGTTCAATAGAAAAACTAAAAAATGAAATTCCTCAAGATGCCAAAGTATTATTACTCTATGGTGGAGGAAGTATTAAGAAAAATGGTATTTACGAACAAGTAACATCGGCATTAGCAGATGTAGATATAATTGAGTTTGGTGGTATACCTGCCAATCCAGAATATGCTGTATTATTGAAAGCATTGAAAGTAATAAAAGAGGAGAAAATCACTTATTTATTAGCCGTTGGTGGTGGTTCTGTTATAGATGGTACCAAATTTTTATCTGCGGCTGCTTTATATGAAGGTGATACCCCTTGGGATATTTTATCTAAAAGTATCAGAACAGAAAAAGCAATGCCTTTTGGTACGGTGTTAACATTACCTGCAACAGGTTCTGAAATGAATTCTGGTTCTGTTATTACGAGATCTGAAACCAAAGAGAAATTGGCAATGGGCGGTCCAGGCTTATTTCCTATATTTTCAATACTAGACCCTCAAGTTATTACTTCAATTCCAACACGTCAATTGGCAAATGGTTTAGCAGATTCGTTTACGCATGTGTTAGAACAATACTTAACCTATTCGGTAGGTGCATTACTTCAAGATCGATTTGCTGAAAGTATTTTACAAACATTAGTAGAAGTGGCACCTAAAGTAATGAAAGATCCAACGGATTATGACGCCGCATCTAATTTTATGTGGAGTTGTACAATGGCTTTAAACGGATTAATTCAACAAGGAGTACCAAGCGATTGGGCCGTTCATGCTATGGGACACGAACTTACAGCTCTGTTTGGTATAGATCATGCACGTACTTTGGCGGTAATTGCACCTAGTCATTACAAGTATAATTTTGAGGCTAAAAAAGAAAAATTAGCACAATATGGTGAACGTGTTTGGAATATAACGGAAGGAAGTATCGATGATAAGGCATATGCTGCAATTGAAAAAACAGTTGACTTTTTTCATCAATTAGGTATTGACACAAAATTATCTGATTACACTAAAGATTATGAAGGTACTGCTGAAAAAATAGCACAACGTTTTACAGATCGTGGTTGGTTAGGTTTAGGTGAATATAAAACGTTATCACCTGACAAGGTTGAAAAAATTGTAAAAATGGCGTACTAA